From a single Solirubrobacterales bacterium genomic region:
- the narJ gene encoding nitrate reductase molybdenum cofactor assembly chaperone — translation MPERIHPLKLVSLLLQYPESNAVEELSGLNLNEVGPASPFQREALAGFLEWYLPQGLDQLQQSYVDNFDFDRRSSLHLTYQLHGDSRQRGLALLKIKNAYRKAGMDPDGTELPDYLPLMLEFAVLAPDSSGTELLDRHRESIELIRAGLDRNGSPWTVLFDVIRDGMPGLTRRQLNRVRRLAEEGPPSEEVGMEPFAPPEVMPNQPGETPLPLIGGRS, via the coding sequence ATGCCTGAACGGATTCATCCGCTGAAGCTGGTCTCGCTGCTGCTCCAGTATCCGGAGTCGAATGCCGTCGAGGAGCTGTCCGGGCTGAACCTGAACGAGGTTGGCCCGGCCTCGCCCTTTCAGCGTGAAGCCCTGGCCGGGTTCCTCGAGTGGTATCTGCCGCAGGGGCTGGACCAGCTGCAGCAGTCATATGTGGACAACTTCGACTTCGATCGACGCAGCAGCCTGCATCTGACCTACCAGCTCCACGGCGACAGTCGGCAGCGCGGTCTGGCCCTGCTCAAGATCAAGAACGCCTACCGCAAGGCCGGAATGGATCCCGACGGGACCGAACTGCCCGACTACCTGCCGTTGATGCTCGAGTTCGCGGTACTCGCCCCGGACTCGTCCGGGACCGAACTGCTCGACCGGCACCGTGAATCGATCGAACTGATCCGGGCCGGACTGGATCGCAACGGCAGCCCCTGGACCGTCCTTTTCGACGTGATTCGTGACGGGATGCCCGGCCTCACCCGACGCCAGCTCAACCGGGTCAGGCGTCTTGCTGAAGAGGGTCCCCCGTCCGAGGAGGTCGGGATGGAACCGTTTGCCCCGCCCGAAGTGATGCCGAACCAACCCGGTGAAACCCCCCTGCCCCTGATCGGAGGCCGCAGTTGA
- the narH gene encoding nitrate reductase subunit beta, with protein sequence MKIRAQMGMVMNLDKCIGCHTCSVTCKNVWTNRRGTEYVWFNNVETKPGRGYPVDYEDQEKWNGGWELDRRGKLKLKAGGPLKKLANIFSNPDLPELDDYYDPWTYDYDKLISSPAADQQPVARPKSQVTGKDIDLQWGPNWDDDLAGSAEFAANDPNFRHIQEEVKQGFEDTFMMYLPRICEHCINPSCVASCPSGAMYKREEDGIVLVDQDACRSWRFCVSGCPYKKVYFNWNTGKAEKCNFCFPRIEAGLPTVCSETCVGRLRHLGVVLIDTDRVEAAASVENEHDLLDAQLDLMLDPDDPEVREQALRDGIPADWIDAASYSPVYAMAKKWRIALPLHPEYRTLPMVWYVPPLSPMESVGKQLIREGDEDDAQNIFAAIDEMRIPMDYLASILSAGDVAPVRRSLERLVAMRRYMRDINLGNDARPEIATDAGMEPHELEAMFRMVAIADYDDRYVIPKRHGEVSEGAFIDQGSCGIQFANGAPVPGLAGQTGVNAPDPFGSSGYGGALGAVAMGESPETGALAQERVDSDLDVRDLLSRHGGDPATAGGSDA encoded by the coding sequence GTGAAGATCCGGGCCCAGATGGGCATGGTCATGAACCTCGACAAGTGCATCGGGTGCCACACCTGCTCGGTCACCTGCAAGAACGTGTGGACCAACCGGCGGGGAACCGAGTACGTCTGGTTCAACAACGTCGAAACCAAGCCGGGGCGCGGCTACCCGGTCGACTACGAGGACCAGGAGAAATGGAACGGCGGCTGGGAGCTGGACCGCAGGGGCAAGCTCAAACTGAAGGCCGGTGGCCCACTGAAGAAGCTGGCCAACATCTTCTCCAACCCGGACCTGCCTGAGCTGGATGACTACTACGACCCCTGGACCTACGACTACGACAAGCTGATCTCCTCCCCGGCCGCCGACCAGCAGCCGGTGGCCCGGCCCAAGTCGCAGGTGACCGGAAAGGACATCGACCTCCAGTGGGGCCCGAACTGGGATGACGACCTCGCCGGCTCGGCCGAGTTCGCCGCCAACGACCCGAACTTCCGCCACATCCAGGAGGAGGTGAAACAGGGATTCGAGGACACCTTCATGATGTATCTGCCCCGGATCTGCGAGCACTGCATCAACCCGTCCTGTGTCGCCTCCTGCCCCTCCGGCGCGATGTACAAGCGTGAAGAGGACGGGATCGTGCTGGTCGACCAGGACGCCTGCCGCTCCTGGCGGTTCTGTGTTTCCGGCTGCCCCTACAAGAAGGTGTACTTCAACTGGAACACGGGCAAGGCCGAGAAATGCAACTTCTGTTTCCCCCGGATCGAGGCGGGGCTGCCGACCGTCTGCTCGGAAACCTGTGTCGGCCGGCTCAGGCACCTCGGTGTGGTGTTGATCGACACCGACCGGGTCGAGGCCGCGGCCTCGGTCGAGAACGAGCATGACCTGCTGGACGCCCAGCTTGACCTGATGCTCGATCCCGATGACCCCGAAGTGCGTGAACAGGCGCTTCGCGACGGCATCCCGGCCGACTGGATCGACGCCGCCTCCTACTCGCCGGTCTACGCGATGGCCAAGAAGTGGCGGATCGCCCTGCCGCTTCACCCGGAGTACAGGACCCTGCCGATGGTCTGGTACGTGCCGCCGCTTTCACCGATGGAGTCGGTCGGCAAGCAGCTGATCCGGGAGGGTGACGAGGACGACGCGCAGAACATCTTCGCGGCGATCGACGAGATGAGGATTCCGATGGACTATCTGGCCAGCATCCTCTCGGCCGGGGACGTTGCCCCGGTTCGCCGTTCACTCGAACGCCTGGTGGCGATGCGGCGCTACATGCGCGACATCAACCTCGGAAACGACGCCCGCCCCGAGATCGCCACCGACGCCGGCATGGAACCGCACGAGCTGGAGGCGATGTTCCGGATGGTGGCGATCGCCGACTACGACGACCGCTACGTGATTCCGAAGCGGCACGGTGAGGTCTCCGAGGGGGCCTTCATCGACCAGGGTTCCTGCGGGATCCAGTTTGCCAACGGCGCACCGGTTCCCGGCCTCGCCGGGCAGACCGGGGTGAACGCCCCCGATCCGTTCGGCAGTTCCGGGTACGGCGGGGCGCTGGGCGCGGTCGCAATGGGCGAGTCTCCCGAAACGGGGGCGCTGGCCCAGGAGCGGGTCGACTCCGACCTCGATGTGCGTGACCTGCTCAGCCGTCACGGTGGCGACCCGGCCACCGCCGGAGGCAGCGATGCCTGA
- the narI gene encoding respiratory nitrate reductase subunit gamma, with product MNLLATSIPATAAYVVLPYVALAIGITGLIWRRKTDQFGWTARSTELLEGRILRIASVVFHLGVLMAIGGHVLGILIPQSWTEAVGIDDHAYHLLAVAGGVSAGIAVVVGFAALMYRRFTVARVKVTTSNMDLVIFGLLALGIVTGMAATLINIPDTTNYRESVAPYFRQIFILQPDASLMSGISWIFQVHVISVWFLYMLWPFSRLVHAFTVPINYPRRSPIIYRPRNPQAAAAKAKRYGSGSLDYSPSIPAGPQPTGSTGGRSRSAQGE from the coding sequence TTGAATCTGCTTGCGACCAGTATCCCGGCGACCGCCGCCTACGTCGTTCTGCCCTACGTCGCCCTGGCGATCGGGATCACCGGTCTGATCTGGAGGCGGAAAACGGACCAGTTCGGCTGGACCGCCCGTTCGACCGAGTTGCTCGAAGGCAGGATTCTCAGGATCGCCAGTGTCGTCTTCCACCTGGGGGTACTGATGGCGATCGGCGGGCACGTGCTCGGCATCCTGATTCCGCAGTCCTGGACCGAGGCGGTCGGGATCGATGATCACGCCTACCACCTGTTGGCCGTGGCCGGCGGTGTTTCGGCCGGGATCGCGGTGGTTGTCGGTTTCGCTGCGCTGATGTACCGGCGGTTCACCGTCGCCCGGGTCAAGGTGACCACCAGCAACATGGACCTGGTGATCTTCGGGCTCCTGGCGCTGGGGATCGTCACCGGGATGGCGGCGACCCTGATCAACATCCCCGACACGACCAACTATCGGGAGTCGGTGGCGCCCTACTTCCGCCAGATCTTCATCCTCCAGCCGGATGCATCCCTGATGTCGGGGATCAGCTGGATCTTCCAGGTCCACGTGATTTCGGTCTGGTTCCTTTACATGCTCTGGCCGTTCAGTCGGCTGGTACATGCCTTCACGGTTCCGATCAACTACCCGCGTCGCAGCCCGATCATCTACCGGCCACGCAACCCCCAGGCGGCTGCCGCCAAGGCGAAGCGTTACGGCAGCGGATCGCTCGACTACTCACCCTCGATTCCGGCCGGCCCCCAGCCGACCGGGTCGACCGGTGGGCGGTCGCGCTCGGCGCAGGGTGAATAG
- a CDS encoding nitrate reductase subunit alpha, whose protein sequence is MSDRNSLLRARQFFSPEKSAEGWSEISSRPRGWEQGYRDRWQHDRVVRSTHGVNCTGSCSWKIHVKDGLVTWETQQTDYPSNGSETPDYEPRGCPRGASFSWYVYSPLRPKFPYVRGELLSMYREARQHLGDPVDAWASIVEDPEKARAYKSRRGKGGFLRASWAEVTEIAAAAHVYTVKQYGPDRVIGFSPIPAMSQVSYAAGTRFLSLIGGVPLSFYDWYADLPPASPQVWGDQTDVPESADWWDASYLIMWGSNIPQTRTPDAHFMTEARYRGQKTVVVSPDYAGNTKFADQWLPATAGSDAAMAMAMGHVILKEFFVDREAEYFGEYARQFTDLPFLVELEDHGDGTVRGGAMLRATELGEDGENAEWKTVLIDSRTNQPVVPNGTIGERWGEEGEGKWNLDLDGIEPALTLLGSHEELVEITLPRFDGGETEGGVTMVRGVPARRVGGKLVTTIFDLTLAQYGVHRDGLPGTWPRGYDDPAEPYTPAWQVDHTGVDAGLVEQVAREFAENAEKTRGRSMIVLGAGVNHWYHADQTYRSILSMLLFCGCQGVNGGGWAHYVGQEKVRPISGWQTLAFALDWNRPPRHQAATPFWYLATDQWRHGTRGPDDFVSPAGPGKLDVKHIVDANAKAVRMGWTPSAPSLDRNPLDLADEAKQAGLEPAEYIVDELKEGRLNFACEDPDDPANFPRVLNLWRANLLGSSSKGHEYFLKHLLGTDSAARGDETRPDRRPEEVKWHDEAPEGKLDLFMTIDFRMNGSCLYSDIVLPAATWYEKHDISSTDMHPFVHPFNAAIPPPWEAKTDWDAFNLIARKFSELAGKHLGTRTDVVVAPLLHDTPEELAQPGGVVRDWKQGECEPIPGETMPKLIPVERDYTAVGEKMNALGPLVEKVGIGAKGVSWKPAIEVDELRQRNGTVLEGAGAGRPAIETDIDAAEVILALSGTTNGRIAMESFKTLGERTGKDLTVIAEEHVDQKIEFRDLRVQPRKVHASAEWSGMESRERRYSPFTSNIEHLIPFRTLTGRQSFYVDHEWMLELGEGLPAYRPPVRAGNLTKLRGSPDQDDALEIEVRFLTPHSKWSIHSEFQDNLHMLTLFRGGPAMWISEQDAERVGVKDNDWLEVYNVHGAVSCRAVVSRRVPDGIALFYHSQDRHVNVPVSEVSGLRGGTDNSLTRISMKPTHMIGGYAQLSYGFNYYGPCGTQRDQLILIRKRQEEVRYQ, encoded by the coding sequence ATGAGTGATCGCAACTCCCTTCTCAGGGCGCGTCAGTTCTTTTCTCCCGAGAAGTCCGCCGAAGGCTGGAGCGAGATCTCCTCGCGTCCCCGTGGATGGGAACAGGGTTATCGGGACCGCTGGCAACACGACCGGGTGGTGCGTTCCACCCACGGCGTGAACTGCACCGGCTCCTGTTCCTGGAAGATCCACGTCAAGGACGGGCTGGTCACCTGGGAGACCCAGCAGACCGACTACCCCTCCAACGGCTCGGAGACACCGGACTACGAGCCCCGCGGCTGCCCCCGCGGGGCCTCCTTCTCCTGGTACGTCTACTCGCCGCTGCGGCCGAAGTTCCCCTACGTCCGGGGTGAACTGCTGTCCATGTACAGGGAGGCCCGCCAGCATCTGGGTGACCCGGTAGACGCCTGGGCCTCGATCGTCGAGGACCCGGAAAAGGCCAGGGCCTACAAGTCACGCCGGGGCAAGGGCGGCTTCCTCCGGGCGAGCTGGGCCGAGGTAACCGAGATCGCCGCCGCCGCCCACGTCTACACGGTCAAGCAGTACGGCCCCGACCGGGTGATCGGGTTCAGTCCGATCCCGGCGATGTCGCAGGTCTCCTACGCGGCAGGCACCCGGTTTCTGTCGCTGATCGGTGGAGTGCCACTCAGTTTCTACGACTGGTATGCGGACCTGCCGCCGGCCTCCCCGCAGGTCTGGGGCGACCAGACCGACGTGCCGGAATCGGCCGACTGGTGGGACGCCTCCTACCTGATCATGTGGGGGTCGAACATTCCCCAGACCCGCACCCCGGACGCCCACTTCATGACCGAGGCCCGTTACCGCGGCCAGAAGACGGTCGTGGTTTCACCCGACTACGCCGGGAACACCAAGTTCGCCGATCAGTGGCTGCCGGCCACCGCCGGCTCCGATGCGGCGATGGCGATGGCGATGGGGCACGTGATCCTGAAGGAGTTCTTCGTCGATCGCGAGGCGGAGTACTTCGGAGAGTACGCCCGCCAGTTCACCGATCTGCCCTTCCTGGTCGAACTTGAGGATCACGGCGACGGCACCGTTCGTGGCGGGGCGATGCTCCGTGCCACCGAGCTCGGCGAGGATGGCGAGAACGCCGAGTGGAAGACCGTTCTGATCGACTCCAGGACCAATCAGCCGGTGGTCCCCAACGGAACCATCGGTGAACGCTGGGGCGAAGAGGGCGAGGGCAAGTGGAACCTCGACCTGGACGGGATCGAACCGGCCCTCACGCTGCTGGGCAGTCACGAGGAGCTGGTCGAGATCACCCTGCCCCGCTTCGATGGCGGTGAGACCGAAGGCGGAGTGACGATGGTGCGTGGTGTCCCCGCCCGACGGGTGGGCGGCAAGCTGGTCACCACGATCTTCGATCTGACCCTCGCCCAGTACGGAGTCCACCGGGATGGCCTCCCGGGCACCTGGCCGCGGGGTTACGACGATCCGGCCGAGCCGTACACCCCGGCCTGGCAGGTGGATCACACCGGGGTCGATGCCGGCCTGGTCGAGCAGGTTGCGCGTGAGTTCGCCGAGAACGCGGAAAAGACCCGCGGACGATCGATGATCGTGCTGGGCGCCGGGGTAAACCACTGGTACCACGCCGATCAGACCTACCGTTCGATTCTCTCGATGCTGCTGTTCTGTGGCTGCCAGGGGGTGAACGGTGGTGGCTGGGCCCACTACGTCGGCCAGGAGAAGGTGCGTCCGATCTCCGGCTGGCAGACCCTCGCCTTCGCGCTCGACTGGAACCGCCCGCCGCGCCATCAGGCGGCGACCCCGTTCTGGTATCTCGCCACCGACCAGTGGCGCCACGGAACTCGCGGTCCGGATGATTTCGTCTCCCCGGCCGGTCCCGGCAAGCTCGATGTCAAGCACATCGTGGACGCGAATGCGAAGGCGGTCCGGATGGGCTGGACCCCGTCGGCCCCGTCGCTTGATCGCAACCCGCTGGATCTCGCCGACGAGGCGAAACAGGCCGGGTTGGAACCGGCCGAGTACATCGTCGACGAGCTCAAGGAGGGGCGCCTCAATTTCGCCTGCGAGGACCCGGACGACCCGGCCAACTTCCCCCGGGTGCTGAACCTGTGGCGGGCCAACCTGTTGGGCTCATCAAGCAAGGGGCACGAGTACTTCCTCAAGCATCTGCTGGGAACCGACAGCGCGGCCCGCGGCGACGAGACCCGGCCGGACCGTCGCCCCGAAGAGGTCAAGTGGCATGACGAGGCGCCCGAGGGCAAGCTCGACCTCTTCATGACGATCGACTTCCGTATGAACGGCTCCTGCCTCTACTCGGACATCGTCCTGCCGGCCGCGACCTGGTACGAGAAGCACGACATCTCCAGCACCGACATGCATCCCTTCGTCCACCCGTTCAACGCGGCGATCCCGCCGCCCTGGGAGGCGAAAACCGACTGGGATGCCTTCAACCTGATCGCCCGGAAGTTCTCCGAGCTGGCCGGGAAGCATCTCGGCACCCGCACCGACGTGGTGGTCGCACCGCTGCTTCACGACACCCCCGAGGAACTGGCCCAGCCGGGTGGCGTGGTCCGGGACTGGAAGCAGGGCGAGTGCGAACCGATCCCGGGTGAAACCATGCCGAAACTGATTCCGGTCGAACGGGACTACACAGCGGTCGGCGAGAAGATGAACGCGCTCGGCCCGCTGGTGGAGAAGGTCGGGATCGGGGCCAAGGGAGTCAGCTGGAAACCGGCGATCGAGGTCGACGAACTCCGGCAGCGAAACGGCACCGTCCTCGAAGGTGCCGGTGCCGGACGACCCGCGATCGAGACCGACATCGACGCCGCCGAGGTGATCCTCGCGCTCTCCGGCACCACCAACGGCCGGATCGCGATGGAGTCGTTCAAGACGCTGGGCGAGAGAACCGGCAAGGACCTGACCGTGATCGCGGAGGAACACGTCGACCAGAAGATCGAGTTCCGGGATCTTCGGGTTCAGCCCCGCAAGGTTCACGCCTCGGCCGAGTGGTCGGGGATGGAGTCCCGGGAGCGGCGGTACTCACCGTTCACTTCGAACATCGAGCACCTGATCCCGTTCCGGACCCTGACCGGCCGGCAGAGCTTCTACGTGGACCACGAGTGGATGCTCGAGCTCGGCGAGGGCCTGCCCGCGTACCGACCGCCGGTCCGGGCCGGCAATCTCACCAAGCTGCGGGGATCACCCGATCAGGATGATGCGCTCGAGATCGAGGTCCGGTTCCTGACCCCGCACTCGAAGTGGTCGATCCACTCCGAGTTCCAGGACAACCTTCACATGCTGACCCTGTTCCGGGGTGGCCCCGCGATGTGGATCTCGGAACAGGATGCCGAGCGGGTCGGGGTGAAGGACAACGACTGGCTCGAGGTCTACAACGTCCACGGGGCGGTTTCCTGCCGGGCGGTGGTGTCGCGGCGGGTTCCCGACGGGATCGCGCTCTTCTACCACTCGCAGGACCGGCATGTGAACGTGCCCGTCTCGGAGGTCAGTGGACTGAGGGGTGGCACCGACAACTCGCTCACCCGGATTTCGATGAAGCCGACCCACATGATCGGGGGCTACGCCCAGCTCTCCTACGGCTTCAACTACTACGGCCCTTGCGGCACCCAGCGGGATCAGCTGATCTTGATCCGCAAGCGCCAGGAGGAGGTGCGTTACCAGTGA
- a CDS encoding DUF389 domain-containing protein, which produces MLRLRAEAPGESGDRLVTELGKLKGVRRITAADGLTGSYRVVEADVNSGSADRVLRVLRGVGLGHDDYVLVREDVVTRSAPGERAGEDYSWVEIIGEARANSRPVARYVILMMVAGWIAGLGVITGSQILIIGAMAVSPDLLPLCATCIGVAGRRYRLAGQSLATLTIGMALVAAVALVVAAGLQATGLLASDASLHQGVIGALAHADYSTVMIALAAGVAAILTFETRTATAVGVAISVTTVPASAYFGVALAFGDQGRAWSALLVLGINLICLVVAGTLTIALQRRFTPDR; this is translated from the coding sequence TTGCTGAGGCTGCGGGCCGAGGCCCCCGGCGAGTCCGGAGATCGGCTGGTCACCGAGCTCGGAAAGCTGAAGGGCGTGCGGCGGATCACGGCCGCGGACGGGCTCACCGGAAGCTACCGGGTGGTGGAGGCGGATGTGAACTCGGGCTCGGCCGACCGCGTTCTCCGCGTACTTCGCGGGGTCGGGCTGGGCCATGACGACTACGTGCTGGTCCGGGAGGATGTGGTCACCCGCAGTGCCCCGGGGGAGCGGGCCGGCGAGGACTACTCCTGGGTCGAGATCATCGGGGAGGCCCGGGCCAACTCCAGACCGGTCGCCCGTTACGTGATCCTGATGATGGTCGCCGGCTGGATCGCCGGTCTCGGTGTGATCACCGGCAGCCAGATCCTGATCATCGGGGCGATGGCGGTAAGCCCGGATTTGCTGCCGCTCTGCGCGACCTGTATCGGAGTGGCGGGGCGGCGATACCGACTGGCAGGACAGTCACTTGCCACCCTGACGATCGGCATGGCCCTGGTTGCGGCAGTCGCACTGGTCGTTGCGGCGGGACTTCAGGCAACCGGGCTTCTGGCCTCCGACGCATCTCTTCACCAAGGGGTGATCGGGGCACTGGCCCACGCCGACTACTCGACCGTGATGATCGCGCTGGCGGCCGGGGTCGCCGCGATCCTCACCTTCGAGACCCGGACGGCGACCGCGGTCGGAGTCGCGATCTCGGTCACCACCGTTCCCGCCTCCGCCTACTTCGGGGTGGCTCTCGCCTTCGGCGATCAGGGACGGGCCTGGAGTGCCCTGCTGGTGCTCGGGATCAACCTGATCTGCCTGGTGGTCGCCGGCACCCTGACCATCGCCCTGCAGCGCCGGTTCACCCCCGACCGCTGA
- a CDS encoding cupin domain-containing protein produces the protein MDLETVIRELRLEPLAREGGKFRRKFRDKNSTSIYFLLERGFPTMFHRLPGPELFHFYTGAPVRIQLLGPEPGEGREASLGIDLAGGERPQILVRGNTWQAAETTGEWSLIGTTMAPGFDWDRFTLAARERLIHGWPDHREVIEHHTEP, from the coding sequence ATGGACCTTGAGACCGTGATCCGGGAACTGAGGCTCGAGCCACTGGCCCGGGAGGGTGGGAAGTTCCGCCGCAAGTTCCGGGACAAGAACTCGACCTCGATCTACTTTCTGCTGGAGCGCGGCTTCCCCACCATGTTCCACCGCCTGCCGGGTCCCGAGCTTTTCCACTTCTACACCGGTGCCCCGGTGCGGATCCAGCTACTCGGACCGGAGCCCGGGGAAGGCCGGGAGGCCAGCCTGGGAATCGACCTGGCTGGCGGTGAGCGTCCCCAGATCCTGGTCCGGGGGAACACCTGGCAGGCCGCCGAAACGACCGGCGAGTGGTCCCTGATCGGAACCACCATGGCCCCCGGTTTCGACTGGGACCGGTTTACCCTCGCCGCCCGGGAGCGTCTGATTCACGGCTGGCCCGACCACCGGGAAGTGATCGAGCACCACACCGAGCCCTGA
- a CDS encoding MFS transporter: METVAARGSGRNLALATIAFAACFSAWGMLAPIAPALQDDLGLSNIQTSIMISIPVVLGSLLRIPLGILTDRIGGRTVFTGMLFYSAAAAVLVGFASSYVALLGAGFLLGAAGASFAVGVPFVAQWYPPKRQGFALGVYGMGNIGNAIAAFSIPAIRDNAGQEVAGLVLGAVIAVYALIWMSLARQAPVKKAPPTRYREVLGAGWRIWRLCLFYFVTFGGFVAMALYLPKLLVDWFDLSLTDAGLRAAGFTLLATGVRPIGGMLSDRIGGNRVLAISFLGVGVDAIGLSWQASVPNMALTTFFCLSMALFLGLGNGAVFKLVPLTFPKATGAATGLVGAAGGLGGFFPPLFLGVVKDATGDFVLAFVLLVAFAWLCAGLAFEGRMSVEEAGGSATMEVDDEP, translated from the coding sequence ATGGAAACTGTCGCCGCCCGGGGTTCGGGCCGCAATCTCGCCCTCGCCACGATTGCGTTCGCAGCCTGTTTCTCGGCATGGGGCATGCTGGCACCGATCGCACCTGCCCTTCAGGACGATCTCGGTCTGTCCAACATCCAGACCTCGATCATGATCTCGATCCCGGTCGTTCTGGGTTCGCTGCTGCGGATCCCGCTCGGCATCCTCACCGACCGCATCGGGGGCCGCACGGTCTTCACCGGGATGCTGTTCTACTCGGCTGCCGCCGCGGTTCTGGTCGGGTTCGCATCGAGCTACGTCGCCCTGCTCGGCGCCGGGTTCCTGCTCGGTGCGGCCGGTGCCTCGTTCGCGGTCGGCGTGCCGTTCGTCGCCCAGTGGTACCCGCCCAAGCGCCAGGGTTTTGCCCTCGGCGTCTACGGCATGGGCAACATCGGGAACGCGATCGCAGCCTTCTCGATCCCGGCGATTCGTGACAACGCCGGGCAGGAAGTGGCCGGCCTGGTCCTCGGTGCGGTGATCGCCGTCTACGCCCTGATCTGGATGTCCCTGGCCCGGCAGGCTCCGGTCAAGAAGGCCCCGCCCACCCGGTACCGGGAGGTGCTTGGTGCCGGCTGGAGAATCTGGCGGCTCTGCCTGTTCTACTTCGTCACCTTCGGCGGTTTCGTCGCCATGGCGCTCTACCTGCCGAAGCTGCTGGTCGACTGGTTCGACCTCTCGCTGACCGACGCCGGTCTCAGGGCAGCCGGTTTCACCCTGCTGGCGACCGGCGTCCGGCCGATCGGCGGCATGCTCTCCGACCGGATCGGGGGCAACCGGGTCCTGGCGATCTCCTTCCTCGGCGTCGGGGTTGATGCGATCGGCCTCTCCTGGCAGGCCTCGGTCCCGAACATGGCCCTGACCACCTTCTTCTGCCTCTCGATGGCGCTCTTTCTCGGCCTCGGCAACGGCGCCGTGTTCAAGCTGGTCCCGCTCACCTTCCCCAAGGCGACCGGTGCGGCAACCGGCCTGGTCGGCGCTGCCGGCGGACTCGGCGGCTTCTTCCCGCCGCTCTTTCTCGGGGTGGTGAAGGACGCCACCGGAGACTTCGTCCTCGCTTTCGTGCTGCTGGTCGCTTTCGCCTGGCTCTGTGCCGGCCTCGCTTTCGAGGGCCGAATGTCGGTCGAGGAAGCCGGGGGATCGGCGACCATGGAAGTCGACGACGAACCCTAG
- a CDS encoding molybdenum cofactor guanylyltransferase: MDRERTDPPPVASAVLAGGAASRMGGNKAGAILAGRSLISFPVTALKEAGLEPFIVTKADRPVGGLPELEDLPVVVEPDRPRHPLLGVLAAMERAGDSDLIVLACDLPLVPPPFLRWLAGEVTGTVVPLAGGRLQPLAARYGYEAIEAVRCAVAKERPVTGLIRELDPVIVGEERLREFGDPTRMFENVNSHDDLIRVGRHLSG; encoded by the coding sequence ATGGACAGGGAACGAACCGACCCGCCTCCGGTCGCGTCCGCGGTGCTGGCCGGTGGTGCCGCCAGCCGGATGGGAGGGAACAAGGCCGGGGCGATACTGGCCGGACGTTCCCTGATCTCCTTCCCGGTTACGGCCCTGAAGGAGGCCGGCCTCGAACCCTTCATCGTGACCAAAGCCGATCGGCCGGTCGGCGGCCTCCCGGAACTCGAGGACCTGCCCGTGGTGGTTGAACCGGATCGACCCCGCCATCCGCTGCTCGGGGTACTGGCCGCCATGGAACGGGCGGGCGACTCGGATTTGATCGTTCTGGCCTGCGACCTGCCTCTGGTTCCTCCGCCCTTCCTGCGCTGGCTTGCCGGCGAAGTGACCGGGACCGTCGTCCCTCTGGCCGGCGGACGCCTTCAGCCGCTGGCCGCGAGATACGGATACGAGGCGATCGAAGCGGTCAGGTGTGCGGTGGCAAAGGAGAGACCGGTCACCGGGCTGATCCGGGAGCTCGACCCGGTGATCGTCGGCGAGGAGCGCCTGCGGGAGTTCGGCGATCCGACCCGGATGTTCGAGAACGTGAATTCACACGACGATCTGATCCGGGTCGGACGGCATCTGTCCGGCTGA